The Syntrophorhabdus sp. genome contains a region encoding:
- a CDS encoding regulatory protein GemA: MNEAVNRKQLQIIHVALKQLRLDDATYRAMLKNRYKVESSKNLSYREASELIDCFKGLGFRLKTKRTPPQNPCWPCAPRTPGVPLPENVVVLASPGQLRMIEHLAADIKWRHWDGYRRWLKKYFKIDQVRTSPDASAVIEALKNMWKDQNGCACRRVGNQG, translated from the coding sequence ATGAACGAGGCCGTCAACCGAAAGCAACTGCAGATAATTCATGTTGCCCTCAAACAACTGAGACTTGATGACGCGACCTATCGGGCCATGCTGAAAAACCGCTATAAGGTGGAATCCAGTAAGAACCTCTCCTACCGGGAAGCAAGCGAGTTGATAGATTGCTTCAAAGGGCTCGGCTTCCGTCTGAAGACGAAGCGGACCCCTCCCCAGAATCCCTGCTGGCCCTGCGCTCCCAGGACTCCCGGCGTGCCCCTTCCGGAGAACGTCGTCGTCCTCGCGAGCCCGGGTCAGCTCCGGATGATCGAGCACCTGGCTGCCGATATCAAGTGGCGCCACTGGGACGGGTACCGTCGCTGGCTGAAGAAATACTTCAAGATCGATCAGGTCCGCACATCTCCCGACGCCTCCGCCGTCATCGAGGCGCTAAAAAACATGTGGAAGGACCAGAACGGCTGCGCGTGCAGGAGGGTGGGGAACCAGGGATGA
- a CDS encoding cell wall hydrolase, with product MKKPSECFLKLDDTQLLALCLYGETGKMPVTGQQLGIAWCVMNRLKVLNRRVDQITLQSVVLSSRQFPCFQEGNPNRLGLMAIACGWDKAFQRNKHLRECYRIAESVMNGDLPDNVSGATHYRRSKDQVPWSEAKELVAVIGDFEFYA from the coding sequence ATGAAAAAGCCTTCCGAATGTTTCCTGAAGCTTGACGACACGCAGCTTCTCGCCCTGTGTCTCTACGGGGAGACGGGCAAGATGCCCGTCACGGGACAGCAGCTCGGGATTGCCTGGTGCGTCATGAACCGGCTCAAGGTTCTTAACCGGCGGGTCGACCAGATCACCCTGCAAAGCGTCGTCCTCTCCTCGAGACAGTTCCCCTGTTTCCAGGAGGGCAACCCGAACCGCCTGGGTCTCATGGCGATCGCCTGCGGGTGGGACAAAGCGTTTCAGAGGAACAAACACCTCCGCGAATGCTACCGGATCGCCGAGAGTGTTATGAACGGAGATCTCCCGGACAATGTCTCCGGGGCAACCCACTACAGAAGAAGCAAGGACCAGGTTCCCTGGTCGGAAGCAAAGGAACTTGTCGCCGTCATCGGCGACTTTGAATTCTACGCATAA
- a CDS encoding lytic transglycosylase domain-containing protein, translating into MIREAHYHIGLNAPWHLFLGQIEQESGCRPGVTAFDGGAGLGQFMPKTAEWIHDREEALREISVTPSPYDVRWSIRALILYDRYLYGVVLCEDWSYAFRAYNGGQGILNREIRRAGSCDRKTVESQCRRKVIRLRNGSLLDLCRVNIDYPRQIERRGERYR; encoded by the coding sequence GTGATCCGGGAGGCCCACTACCACATCGGCCTTAATGCCCCCTGGCACCTCTTTCTCGGGCAGATCGAACAGGAAAGCGGATGCAGGCCGGGCGTTACCGCCTTCGATGGCGGAGCGGGCCTGGGGCAGTTCATGCCGAAAACCGCCGAGTGGATACACGACCGGGAGGAGGCCCTCCGGGAGATCTCCGTCACGCCGTCACCCTACGATGTGCGGTGGTCCATCCGGGCCCTCATCCTGTACGACCGGTACCTCTACGGGGTGGTCCTGTGTGAGGACTGGTCTTACGCATTCAGGGCCTACAACGGCGGCCAGGGGATCCTGAACAGGGAGATCCGCCGCGCGGGGTCCTGCGACCGTAAGACCGTGGAGAGCCAGTGCCGGCGCAAGGTCATCCGGCTCAGGAACGGCAGCCTTCTCGATCTCTGCAGGGTGAACATCGACTACCCTCGCCAGATCGAGCGAAGGGGGGAGAGGTACAGATGA
- the terL gene encoding phage terminase large subunit, whose amino-acid sequence MPLSAKDRMFNREVEALRALIQSKAKPFSDDRNAQRERMSRARKDLEYFGLTYFPHYLDTPPSELHKYFSLRYPQMVLRASETGEGDREADAAPRGNAKSTWTTLILPLWCAAYRHRLFPLIVSETAAQSADFISFIKAELETNERLKQDFPDLCGEGPVWQASQIITRNGVKIRGVGAGQKLRGMRHGSRRPDLVICDDLENDESVESPDQRKKLEKWFMKALMKIGQPDTVYIVVGTILHYDSLLANLLKKPGWKGRKFKAVLKWSRSKLWERWEEIFADVSVGKEEAESAADAFFTKHQAEMLSGTEVLWKEREPYYYLMKMYVSEGPAYFNSEKQNEPLNPEDAVFLEEWIRYYDEDEVDLSGIQQGCAIDPSMGKKSRAADPSAIIGGRMKDGTIYLTVADIEKRHPDKIIDDFMTYHTRDRFNQVVIEDVQFQEYFKDAFEAETHKRGMTVYVEGVKPNVDKDLRIITLQPWVKNGWIRFKRQGMGELIKHLIYYRPRGKGGHDDGPDALEMLKSLLEKGLAGSVEYTTVATRGVFKRDDDEGDHRLRFAARGAW is encoded by the coding sequence ATGCCGCTTAGCGCCAAAGACAGGATGTTCAACCGGGAGGTCGAGGCCCTCCGGGCTCTTATCCAGAGCAAGGCCAAACCCTTCTCCGATGACCGCAACGCTCAGCGCGAGAGGATGAGCCGGGCCAGGAAGGACCTGGAATACTTCGGGCTGACCTATTTCCCTCATTATCTCGATACGCCCCCGTCGGAGCTGCACAAGTATTTCTCCCTGAGGTACCCGCAGATGGTCCTCCGGGCGAGCGAGACGGGAGAGGGAGACCGGGAGGCGGATGCAGCACCGAGGGGTAACGCAAAGTCCACCTGGACCACGCTCATCCTTCCCTTGTGGTGCGCCGCATACAGGCACCGCCTGTTTCCGCTCATCGTCAGCGAGACGGCCGCGCAGTCGGCAGACTTCATCTCCTTCATCAAGGCAGAATTGGAAACCAACGAAAGACTGAAGCAGGACTTCCCTGATCTCTGCGGCGAGGGTCCCGTCTGGCAGGCCTCCCAGATCATCACCCGCAACGGGGTAAAGATCAGAGGAGTCGGCGCCGGCCAGAAGCTCCGCGGCATGCGCCACGGATCCCGCAGGCCCGACCTCGTCATCTGTGACGACCTCGAGAACGACGAGTCCGTGGAGTCCCCGGACCAGCGCAAGAAGCTGGAGAAGTGGTTCATGAAGGCCCTCATGAAGATCGGGCAGCCCGATACGGTCTACATCGTCGTCGGCACGATCCTCCACTACGATTCGCTCCTTGCGAACCTGCTTAAGAAGCCCGGATGGAAGGGGCGTAAATTCAAGGCCGTCTTGAAATGGTCACGATCGAAGCTCTGGGAGAGATGGGAAGAGATCTTCGCGGATGTGAGCGTCGGCAAGGAGGAGGCGGAGTCCGCGGCGGACGCATTCTTTACAAAACACCAGGCGGAGATGCTCTCCGGCACCGAGGTCCTCTGGAAAGAACGTGAGCCCTATTACTACCTCATGAAGATGTACGTCTCCGAGGGTCCGGCGTACTTCAACTCGGAGAAGCAGAACGAGCCCCTGAACCCCGAGGACGCCGTCTTCCTCGAAGAGTGGATCCGGTACTACGACGAGGATGAGGTCGACCTCTCCGGGATCCAGCAGGGCTGCGCCATCGACCCGTCGATGGGCAAGAAGTCGCGCGCGGCCGACCCTTCCGCCATCATCGGCGGCCGGATGAAGGACGGGACCATCTACCTTACCGTGGCGGACATTGAGAAGAGGCACCCCGACAAGATCATCGACGACTTCATGACCTATCACACCCGGGATCGCTTCAACCAGGTCGTGATCGAGGACGTGCAGTTCCAGGAGTACTTCAAGGACGCCTTCGAGGCAGAGACCCACAAGCGGGGCATGACGGTGTACGTCGAGGGCGTCAAGCCCAACGTCGACAAGGACCTGCGCATCATCACCCTGCAGCCCTGGGTGAAGAACGGGTGGATCCGGTTCAAGAGGCAGGGGATGGGCGAACTGATAAAGCACCTCATCTACTACCGGCCGAGGGGCAAGGGCGGCCATGACGACGGACCGGATGCGCTCGAGATGCTCAAGAGCCTGCTCGAGAAAGGCCTCGCCGGGTCCGTGGAATACACGACGGTGGCCACCCGGGGAGTCTTCAAAAGGGATGACGATGAAGGGGACCATCGACTGAGATTTGCAGCGAGAGGAGCATGGTGA
- a CDS encoding DUF935 domain-containing protein, which yields MLVDQFGREIRSNKPILEEIAVQTVRDRYGSYPSQGLTPERLARIFKEADQGDVTRQAELFEEMEEKDLHLGGILQTRKLAVTGLEWDVLPASDSAEDKKIAAAAREMIEYIENFDDALMDILDAVGKGFSALEIMWEISEGQVWVKTLEWVHQKRFTFNSPQGLLKRPRLLTDDAPVWGEDLPPNKFLVHAYKARSGATPRGGLLRPCAWMYLFKNYDIKDWLIFNELFSVPMRIGKYKPGASSNDIDALKRAVFNLGVDAAAVISESTMIEILESKVTGTNSSHAKFAEFCDKAMSKAVLGHTGNADSTPGKLGAEKQATELRQDLRESDAKALMKTTKFHLLTPWVMFNYGPGKGVPKFKIHCEEEEDLEKAAKVYGILVKEAGFEGIPESHIHDRFGIPKPQAGEKTLRLRQPGGPGDDAPAVEKTAHKADVPDDIDNLITAQRYIDSLADDALARGAIDLSAIEWIVEKAESFDDLQAMLAEVYTDIGMDEFRRVLAEAIIRADLKGRTLA from the coding sequence ATGCTCGTAGACCAGTTCGGCCGGGAGATCCGTTCCAACAAGCCCATCCTCGAAGAAATCGCCGTCCAGACGGTCCGGGACCGCTACGGTTCCTACCCCTCCCAGGGGCTCACCCCGGAGCGCCTCGCACGGATCTTCAAGGAGGCTGACCAGGGGGATGTGACGCGCCAGGCGGAGCTCTTCGAGGAGATGGAGGAGAAGGACCTCCACCTCGGCGGTATCCTCCAGACGAGGAAGCTTGCAGTGACGGGTCTCGAGTGGGATGTCCTGCCGGCCAGTGACAGCGCGGAAGACAAGAAGATCGCGGCGGCGGCGAGAGAGATGATCGAGTACATCGAGAACTTCGACGATGCCCTCATGGACATCCTCGACGCCGTGGGGAAGGGATTCTCCGCGCTGGAGATCATGTGGGAGATCTCGGAAGGGCAGGTCTGGGTGAAGACCCTCGAGTGGGTCCACCAGAAGCGCTTTACCTTCAACTCCCCCCAGGGACTCCTCAAGCGCCCCCGGCTCCTCACCGACGATGCACCCGTCTGGGGCGAGGACCTGCCGCCCAACAAGTTCCTCGTCCACGCCTACAAGGCCCGCTCGGGCGCGACGCCCCGGGGAGGCCTCCTTCGGCCCTGTGCCTGGATGTACCTCTTCAAGAACTACGACATCAAGGACTGGCTGATCTTCAACGAGCTCTTCTCTGTCCCCATGCGGATCGGCAAGTACAAGCCGGGGGCGTCGTCGAACGACATCGATGCGCTCAAGCGGGCTGTCTTCAACCTCGGCGTCGACGCGGCCGCCGTAATCTCCGAGTCGACGATGATCGAGATCCTGGAGTCGAAGGTGACGGGCACGAACAGCTCGCACGCGAAGTTCGCCGAGTTTTGCGACAAGGCGATGAGCAAGGCAGTCCTCGGGCACACGGGTAACGCCGATAGCACCCCGGGGAAGCTCGGCGCCGAGAAGCAGGCTACCGAATTGAGGCAGGACCTCAGGGAGTCTGACGCCAAGGCCCTCATGAAGACGACGAAGTTCCACCTTCTCACCCCCTGGGTCATGTTCAATTACGGGCCCGGCAAGGGGGTTCCCAAATTCAAGATCCACTGCGAGGAAGAGGAGGACCTGGAGAAGGCTGCGAAGGTGTATGGCATCCTGGTGAAGGAGGCGGGTTTCGAGGGGATCCCCGAGAGCCACATCCATGACCGCTTCGGCATCCCGAAACCCCAGGCGGGAGAGAAGACCCTGAGGCTCCGGCAGCCGGGCGGACCCGGTGACGACGCTCCCGCCGTCGAGAAGACGGCCCACAAGGCGGATGTACCGGACGACATCGACAACCTCATTACCGCCCAGAGATACATAGACTCCCTGGCCGACGATGCCCTTGCGCGGGGTGCGATCGACCTGTCGGCCATCGAGTGGATCGTCGAGAAGGCGGAGTCCTTTGACGATCTCCAGGCGATGCTCGCCGAGGTCTACACCGACATCGGGATGGATGAGTTCCGTCGCGTCCTGGCGGAGGCGATAATCAGAGCTGACCTGAAAGGAAGGACCCTCGCATGA